The Chitinophagaceae bacterium nucleotide sequence TAATAAGGTATGGGGAATTGATTTTGCCAAAGAGATGATTGAAGCTGCAGAAAAAAACCTTGGGGAGTTAAAACAGGAGATCCCAGGGCTGGATTACCAATTATGGTGGCAGGATGTGAGCCTGTTTGAAATAGAAAAGGAAGTGAGCACTGTGTTCCTGTTTAACCCTTTTGATGAGGTGCTGATGAAAACCGTGATACAAAAGATCAACCGTTCGCTGAAGGAGCATCCCCGCTCCTTTTATATACTATATGCCAGCCCGAGGCATGAGGAATTGTTTTTTGCGGCTGGGTTTGATGTGATTTTCCGTGTAAAAAAATTCAATTACCTCGAAGGGGTTATTTTGTTTAAACAATAAACCTGAAAGTATTCAACAATAGCATCCATTTATGTTAATAAATATTTAATCTAATACATTAAAAAGTGAATACTGATTAGCATTACATTTATCGCTCCAAAATCCTGCCGATTAATCCGATCCTTTCTCCTCCTTATTTTATTCAGAAAAGTAAACTAACATCACAATGAGAAAGTTATTTAGATTTTCGTTTTTAATCGTGCCTGCTTTGTTCTTGTTTTCTTTATCGGCCCGGAGCCAGGTTTTTTCAGGAATTTACAATTTTGCAAATGTTACAAATTCTTCAGGAACCACTGATCCAACCCCGGCACCAACAGCAACTGGTCTGACCTTTAGTTCTTTTACTGCGGTTGGACAAACAACACTTAACCCAAATGCCGGCGGTCGATTTAGTTTTACAGGCCATCCAACAGGGGCAACCACTGCATCAGATATTTTTACCGGTTCCATAAATACCAATCAGTATTACCAGGTTACTATTACACCAACTCCAGGCTATTCGTTGGATATCAATTCAATTGCGTTTACACTTCAACGGTCTGCAACAGGTATCAGACAATATGCAGTAAGATCAAGTCTCGATTATAACACAAACCTTCCTGCAGGTATTTCGCCTGCAAACACCGATTTATCTGTTGTGTCCACTAATGTATTCCAGGTTTCAGATGCTACTTCTTCTGCTGAAGATGGAAGCACCATTACGTTAGGCTCCTCTTACGATGCAATTACATCAGCTGTTACCTTTCGTTTTTATGGATGGAATGCAGAAGCTTCCGGAGGTACATTCAGTATTGATAATGTTACCATCAATGGAGTTGCAAATGCTATTACAGCTCTTCCATCTGTTACTCTTTCTGTTAGCACTAATTCAGGTACTGAAGCAGACGCAACAGCGATTACGGTTACAGCAACTGCAAGCGAGGCGGTAACAGGTAATCAAACGATTGATCTTGGTGTTTCAGGCGTAAACATTACTTCAGGAGATTATACATTAAGTGGTGGTTCAATTACAATCCTCAGCGGCCAAACAACTGGAACTGCAACATTTACTGTTGTTGATGATAATCTCGCAGAAGGTGCTGAAACTGCAGCTTTAACGATCAGCAACCCATCTGCAGGTATAGTACTTGGAAGCACAACCGCACAAAATATTACAATTACTGATAATGATGCTGCACCATCTGTTTCAATTGCAGCAGGTCTTGATGCCGCAGAGCCTGCAACAAATGGAACGTTTACCATTAACCTTTCTTCACCTGCACCAGCCGGTGGCCTCACTGTTACGTATACGTTGAATGGTTCAGCTACATTAAATACGGATTACAGCGATGCATTGAACGGAAGTATTGTCATTCCTGAAGGCAGCCTTAACGGAACAATTACGTTGAGTGTAAGTAATGATATTTTTATTGAAGGCACTGAAACAATTGGCATTACACTCAGCACTGTTTCAAACTCATTTGTGATTGGCTCTCCAAATTCTGCAACAATCAATCTGAATGATAATGATAACCCACCGGTTGTGATTAATGAAGTATATGGTGGTGGTGGAAATACAGGTGCTAATTTTAAAAATGATTTTATTGAATTGTATAATAACAGCAATACTGCGGTTAACCTGGCCGGTTGGTCTGTTCAATATAATTCTGCTACCGGTACCGGTGCATGGCAGGTAACCAATCTTACTGGATCTATTCCTGCACATAGTTATTATTTAGTGCAGGAAGGCGCTGGCGCAGGTGGTGTTGCAGATCTCCCTACACCGGATGCAACAGGAGGTATTGCCATGGCAGCAGGATCAGGAAAAGTTGCATTAGTGAATAATACAACTGCTTTAAGCGGAAACAATCCGCTAAACAGTTCTATTGTTGATAAAGTAGGATATGGTACTGTTGCCATTGGATTTGAAGGAACGGGCCCTGCTCCTGCTCCGTCTGCAATCAATTCCATTCAAAGAACACCGATTGGTTCTGATGCAAATCAGAACGGCACAGATTTTACGGCAGATCTTCCTACTCCTAAAAACTCTATAACAGATATTACAGCTCCGCTGGTTTCTGTTTTGTCTCCTGCAAACGGAGCCGTTAACGTGACCACTGCTTCTACTGCATCCATTACATTTAATGAAAATATTGAAAAAGGTACAGGAAGCATCACACTCAGAAAAACTTCTGATGGCAGCATCTTAAAAACATTTGATGTAACAGATGCTGAAGTAACTGTTGCAGGTAGTTCAGCTTCTTTTTTAATCCAGGGGCTTGCATTTACCACATCTTATTACTTAGAAGTAAGCGATGGTGCATTTAAAGATCTTTCAGGAAATAGTTTTGCTGGTTTCACCGGCAACAGTACCTGGAGTTTTACGTCAGGAAACATGCCACTTGGCATTGTTGGTAATCTTTATAATTTCAACTCCTGCACAACCGGCCTGACGGATGGCTTTAGCCTCTTCAGTGTTGTTGGCCCGCAGGTTTGGGCATGTACAACATTTGGAAGAGATGCTGCTAATCCCCCTTCAGGAAGCGCTGCCAACGGGTTGCAGATAAATGGATTCAGCGGTACAAATATTTTAAATGAAGACTGGCTCATTTCACCGGCATTTGATCTTACTGCCACAAACTTTCCTTTACTCAGTTTCTGGAGCCGCACAAAAATTTAATGGTGCTCCATTGCAATTAAAAGTGTCTACCAACTATCCGGGTTATGGCAATCCTAATAATTATACATGGACCGATCTTAATGGAAAGTTCCCCGGGCAAACAAGTGATGTATGGACAGAATCAAACAATATTAACCTGACTCCTTTTAAAACAACAAATATTTACTTCGCCTTTGTTTATTCTTCTTCAGCAGATGATGGTGCCAGGTGGACGCTTGATGATATTCAGGTAACAAATTCTGCAGTTCCTCCTCCTCCAAGTTTAACTCTCAGTTCAACTGATATTCAATTTGGATTTGCAGCTTTTGGAAACAATATCGATAAAAGCTTTACTGTAACCGGTAATGACATTACTGGTGATATTACATTAACAGCTTCTGCAGGCTTTACATTGTCAACAAGTGCAGGAGGCCCTTTTATAAACTCTTTAACATTAACGCAGACAGCAGCTAACAATGTTCCTTCAATAGTTTATTCAAGATTTTCACCTTCACAAAATAATCTCGATTTTACAGGGACAATAACGGTTAGTACAGCTTCTGTAAGCAATGCAATTCTAAATCTGAAGGGCACTAGCATTGACCCTGTAAATACACTTGAGGTTGTAAACTGGAACATTGAATGGTTTGGAAGTACAACACTCGGACCAGTTAATGATGTGTTACAGCAATCCAATGTGCAATCAGTTCTTCAAACTGTTGGAGCAGATATTTATGGCCTGGTTGAAGTTGTTGATGAAGCAAAACTTGCAACTGTTGTTGGTAATATGCCAGGCTACAGTTATGTTATTTCAAACTATGGTTCACATACAAATACAAGTGAAGCAGGCGCTTCTCCGTTGGCAGAAGCTCAAAAGATGGCATTTGTATATAAAACATCAGTCTTCACTAACATAACTACAGGGCCTTTGGTTTCGCAGGGAATAAACTCGGCAGCAGATCTCATAAATCCTGCATACAATTATTTCGCAAGTGGCCGTTTCCCATTCATGATGAAGGCAGACGTAACCTTGAATGGTATAACTAAAACAATCCGTTTTGTTTTACTGCATGCCAAGGCAAATACATCTCCAACCGCCACATCTTATGCGAGGAGAAAGTCAGGATCAGACACCTTACAATACACATTTAATAATTTGTACCCAACTGACAATATCATTCTGCTTGGTGATATAAATGATGATCTTGATCAAACAATTACAGATGGCATCACGCCACCTGCAACATCTTATGTTGCCTTTACAACTGATGCAGTCAATTTTTCTTTGCCTACTTTAGCACTGAGTCTTGCAGGCAAAAGATCAACTGTATCCTATAATGACATGATTGATCATGTGATAATTTCAAATGAACTGTCATCTTATTATATGAGCAACTCTGCAAGCGTACTTACCGATGTTGCTTCTCTCATAAATAATTATGGCAGTACAACAAGTGATCACTACCCCGTTTTTTCAAGATTTACATTCAGTCCATTGGCGGCTCCGCTTCCTGTTGAGTTTGGGAATTTCACTGTCACTAAGGCTGGGAACAAAGCAAAAATAAACTGGAACACCGTACAGGAATTGAACAGCAGTTATTTTGAAGTAGAACACTCTGCTGACAGCCGCACCTGGACCAGCATCCACAAAGTAAACGCAGCAGGAACAAGCAGCTCAATTATTAATTATGAATATATTGACCCATTACCTGCAAAAGGAAGGAATTATTACCGCATACGCCAGGTTGATTTAAACGGCACTGCAAAAACAACAGACATTAAAGCCGTTGATTTCAACAGCGTTAAATCAATCAGCTTTTTCCCTAACCCGGTAAATGATCAGCTCACAGTTCAAAGTGGTGGTGCACAGATTTACAGTA carries:
- a CDS encoding T9SS type A sorting domain-containing protein, giving the protein MKTGSFHRHLILLPQTFLYSVSGAAQKFNGAPLQLKVSTNYPGYGNPNNYTWTDLNGKFPGQTSDVWTESNNINLTPFKTTNIYFAFVYSSSADDGARWTLDDIQVTNSAVPPPPSLTLSSTDIQFGFAAFGNNIDKSFTVTGNDITGDITLTASAGFTLSTSAGGPFINSLTLTQTAANNVPSIVYSRFSPSQNNLDFTGTITVSTASVSNAILNLKGTSIDPVNTLEVVNWNIEWFGSTTLGPVNDVLQQSNVQSVLQTVGADIYGLVEVVDEAKLATVVGNMPGYSYVISNYGSHTNTSEAGASPLAEAQKMAFVYKTSVFTNITTGPLVSQGINSAADLINPAYNYFASGRFPFMMKADVTLNGITKTIRFVLLHAKANTSPTATSYARRKSGSDTLQYTFNNLYPTDNIILLGDINDDLDQTITDGITPPATSYVAFTTDAVNFSLPTLALSLAGKRSTVSYNDMIDHVIISNELSSYYMSNSASVLTDVASLINNYGSTTSDHYPVFSRFTFSPLAAPLPVEFGNFTVTKAGNKAKINWNTVQELNSSYFEVEHSADSRTWTSIHKVNAAGTSSSIINYEYIDPLPAKGRNYYRIRQVDLNGTAKTTDIKAVDFNSVKSISFFPNPVNDQLTVQSGGAQIYSIRIIDSKGQVVLQNNVNQTTTHLNLKQIKAGLYILQLMTNEGMMTEKFIKQ
- a CDS encoding lamin tail domain-containing protein, which codes for MRKLFRFSFLIVPALFLFSLSARSQVFSGIYNFANVTNSSGTTDPTPAPTATGLTFSSFTAVGQTTLNPNAGGRFSFTGHPTGATTASDIFTGSINTNQYYQVTITPTPGYSLDINSIAFTLQRSATGIRQYAVRSSLDYNTNLPAGISPANTDLSVVSTNVFQVSDATSSAEDGSTITLGSSYDAITSAVTFRFYGWNAEASGGTFSIDNVTINGVANAITALPSVTLSVSTNSGTEADATAITVTATASEAVTGNQTIDLGVSGVNITSGDYTLSGGSITILSGQTTGTATFTVVDDNLAEGAETAALTISNPSAGIVLGSTTAQNITITDNDAAPSVSIAAGLDAAEPATNGTFTINLSSPAPAGGLTVTYTLNGSATLNTDYSDALNGSIVIPEGSLNGTITLSVSNDIFIEGTETIGITLSTVSNSFVIGSPNSATINLNDNDNPPVVINEVYGGGGNTGANFKNDFIELYNNSNTAVNLAGWSVQYNSATGTGAWQVTNLTGSIPAHSYYLVQEGAGAGGVADLPTPDATGGIAMAAGSGKVALVNNTTALSGNNPLNSSIVDKVGYGTVAIGFEGTGPAPAPSAINSIQRTPIGSDANQNGTDFTADLPTPKNSITDITAPLVSVLSPANGAVNVTTASTASITFNENIEKGTGSITLRKTSDGSILKTFDVTDAEVTVAGSSASFLIQGLAFTTSYYLEVSDGAFKDLSGNSFAGFTGNSTWSFTSGNMPLGIVGNLYNFNSCTTGLTDGFSLFSVVGPQVWACTTFGRDAANPPSGSAANGLQINGFSGTNILNEDWLISPAFDLTATNFPLLSFWSRTKI
- a CDS encoding class I SAM-dependent methyltransferase; this translates as MPVSYFTIEELFSHLPESARAGIFLDIGCGKGRAMCIAAHYGYNKVWGIDFAKEMIEAAEKNLGELKQEIPGLDYQLWWQDVSLFEIEKEVSTVFLFNPFDEVLMKTVIQKINRSLKEHPRSFYILYASPRHEELFFAAGFDVIFRVKKFNYLEGVILFKQ